In Candidatus Defluviilinea proxima, a single genomic region encodes these proteins:
- a CDS encoding MarR family transcriptional regulator encodes MILPSDKKLASAWQFKPDLILQQKSEVEVVNVLPPFDIEEYGLKTSTLRVLRILVRLKTAHTSEITSLAGFSKTYVRQVLKDLQARGLIEWKQIGKYDGWAILNKGLRLAQRSWNVPKGARFSKYRTEYRYAAERHRRKARMWRAWLETDYEEVKIWECWTEVPLHKWYSRCAGVGNLPRERNAFLVGGR; translated from the coding sequence GTGATACTGCCTTCTGATAAGAAGCTCGCATCAGCTTGGCAGTTCAAACCGGACTTGATCCTACAGCAGAAATCTGAAGTGGAAGTTGTCAACGTTCTGCCACCTTTCGATATCGAAGAATATGGGCTCAAGACAAGCACACTGCGCGTTCTTCGCATCCTGGTTCGATTGAAGACTGCGCACACTTCAGAAATCACATCGCTCGCCGGCTTTAGTAAAACATATGTACGTCAGGTGCTGAAGGATCTACAAGCCAGGGGATTGATCGAGTGGAAACAGATCGGGAAATACGATGGTTGGGCAATCTTGAATAAAGGACTACGTCTTGCTCAGCGCTCATGGAATGTCCCCAAAGGTGCACGCTTTTCCAAATATCGAACAGAATATCGATATGCAGCTGAACGCCATCGACGTAAGGCACGCATGTGGCGGGCATGGCTGGAAACGGATTATGAAGAGGTGAAAATTTGGGAGTGTTGGACAGAGGTTCCACTTCACAAGTGGTATTCCAGATGCGCTGGCGTGGGGAACTTGCCGAGAGAGAGAAATGCTTTTTTGGTTGGAGGTCGATAG
- a CDS encoding HAD hydrolase-like protein, translated as MEVLSVEPAVPPKIAWDLGDTLVRIKAAKMCEGAAKISICTGRYTTKSQLESAIKLEWADRKDPYHLDVIRNVANLKTEVMYWEEDFYPSVLKRLEIDKPQKNICAWFAAMQISPKSFELMPDAVETLELLKSAEIEQALLSNAFPSAKKIVKYHKLQKYFKVIIFSFDYKLVKPDERIYEILEERFNLGHKDKIIFVDDRKEFLQIPKHLNIIPVWLNCHQYQADDWSGERISNVKKVLSYCSTVELMPDKQHIVQGELI; from the coding sequence ATGGAAGTGTTAAGTGTGGAACCTGCAGTGCCGCCCAAAATAGCGTGGGACCTTGGCGATACATTGGTAAGGATTAAAGCAGCAAAGATGTGCGAAGGGGCAGCGAAAATCTCAATTTGTACTGGTCGTTACACAACTAAAAGCCAGTTGGAATCGGCAATTAAACTTGAATGGGCCGATCGTAAAGATCCTTATCACTTAGATGTTATACGCAATGTTGCTAACTTAAAGACGGAAGTAATGTATTGGGAAGAGGATTTTTACCCAAGTGTATTAAAACGCTTGGAAATAGATAAACCTCAAAAAAATATATGCGCCTGGTTCGCCGCAATGCAGATATCCCCAAAAAGCTTTGAGTTAATGCCTGACGCTGTAGAAACTCTTGAGTTATTAAAATCAGCAGAAATAGAACAAGCTTTACTTTCTAATGCTTTTCCCTCTGCTAAAAAAATAGTTAAGTATCACAAACTACAAAAATATTTTAAGGTTATTATTTTTTCATTTGATTACAAACTCGTGAAGCCCGATGAAAGAATTTATGAAATCTTGGAGGAAAGGTTCAATTTGGGGCACAAAGATAAAATTATATTTGTGGATGATCGCAAAGAATTCCTTCAGATCCCGAAACACCTAAATATTATTCCTGTTTGGTTAAATTGCCATCAATATCAAGCCGACGATTGGAGTGGAGAAAGAATTAGCAATGTTAAAAAAGTACTCTCATATTGCTCCACCGTCGAGTTGATGCCTGACAAACAACACATTGTTCAAGGTGAGTTGATCTGA
- a CDS encoding helix-turn-helix domain-containing protein yields MSDILCFLIEAKGTICDPETLIRASYPSNEDPNYLMKTFYQQIGNLKKRLEDIAPGWLQNVRGKGYRLVKPDSETGDVKS; encoded by the coding sequence TTGTCCGATATTCTCTGTTTCTTGATTGAAGCCAAGGGGACAATTTGTGATCCTGAAACACTTATTCGTGCCTCATATCCGTCAAACGAGGATCCAAACTACTTAATGAAGACTTTCTATCAACAAATTGGTAATCTTAAGAAAAGACTTGAAGATATTGCACCGGGCTGGCTCCAAAACGTTCGTGGGAAAGGTTATCGCCTTGTGAAGCCGGATTCTGAAACGGGAGATGTGAAATCATGA
- a CDS encoding AAA family ATPase, whose amino-acid sequence MKNNNKQPSWISRTDAEQIASTIRTSAQQLEDRVHLYLVEGKPGTGKTVVARLIGQEFNSNDGYEIGKDGNILWTGLFDMFDPDTNSNLGLEQRIQRSFEQHDVYFTRYEQEREFYESHYKTGVRGAGLEKQRKRIEEAFSDDLAEATSKFFPIISLDTVERLTSAADPVQRELKPK is encoded by the coding sequence ATGAAAAATAATAACAAACAACCGTCATGGATTTCGAGAACCGATGCGGAACAGATTGCATCAACCATACGAACATCTGCTCAGCAACTTGAGGACCGTGTTCACTTGTACCTTGTTGAAGGTAAACCAGGTACTGGAAAAACAGTGGTAGCACGCCTGATCGGCCAGGAATTCAATAGTAACGATGGGTATGAAATTGGAAAAGACGGCAATATTCTTTGGACGGGGCTTTTTGATATGTTTGACCCGGACACGAACAGCAACCTGGGCCTTGAGCAAAGAATTCAGCGTTCCTTTGAACAACACGATGTTTATTTTACGAGATACGAGCAGGAACGTGAATTTTACGAATCACATTATAAAACTGGGGTGAGAGGGGCCGGGCTTGAAAAACAACGGAAACGAATTGAGGAGGCTTTCTCGGATGATCTGGCAGAAGCCACGAGTAAGTTCTTTCCCATTATTTCCTTGGATACGGTTGAAAGATTGACCAGTGCGGCAGATCCTGTCCAACGGGAATTAAAACCTAAGTGA
- a CDS encoding tetratricopeptide repeat protein, which translates to MFYQIEELPRGSILLFGRHTDFLVDVLQKRFGDHPKVKFTLVSLDSFSDQDAEALINQRQSEFPELKILDEESKQNIKNKTNRNPLLMDIALQALIESENLTETIEALETGRTIEQLQENLLNTYYKSLSGVNRHFIFELLAVARNGLFKELVKYLASDASEKEIDTLIGELEKMGKLPFVKVRNVFVSVPGEKEKKPRRTYFLHDEMYLLFDKCIKNTTFIRDASRKIVGWYDDEIQETIKQEKGHPQDTTINVYRYDLLVESLIYRLRTDFDSGYRWFLLQEDQAIRNSLSIGLDMRLRDGFSQFMVLAGIEKAETELNLASPIDTEVIRKNYASIIDQYPIDMSMLWIKRLSVRGNHSKAIEVGDYFYRKSTSKLVDPNINFLSLAELRLWYGQALMYSGNTDKAEKFYKECLQLIATNETALSLANKDNPEFIIRVGLVAGRANNNLGYLCWINEGKYRLAVHHLEQATTWYKSALAQVDKQDEFTPLLKEEIANSQDNLGRVFALLGHYSLAEDTVREGLESREIVGYPYRTALSQVSLATVQNVAGQLRKAQKTAAEAFQSFRKIESEARPSRGIGLCLIIKGSVARSIADQWREEGLDITDALDQVEVASTDLNAAIRIFRDSVEEPVRLIDAHNELACCKRAEYFLRSQDEGTSPKILDSILREGVNNFRRAVEIAKSINHLVEEVDSLQDLSVMYFRAKQLTNAGKCMDDIEKVIPNQYKIKQETGVGDLKKEDAVDAFYKTMGQVEMLRGAVTFENGIAMAKKQEPDAEIPIAYETFRETFQHYVFASEYFTHYSTESYSIQRTHGRMKSRLKHCRSEWVHQLAHEFIPQLEKEFGLKHDPVKRLLANVFGIIE; encoded by the coding sequence TTGTTCTATCAGATAGAAGAGTTGCCTCGCGGAAGTATCCTGCTTTTTGGACGACATACTGATTTCCTTGTCGATGTATTACAGAAAAGATTTGGTGATCACCCCAAGGTTAAATTCACTTTGGTGTCCCTGGATTCGTTTTCTGATCAGGATGCAGAGGCGCTTATCAATCAACGACAGAGCGAGTTTCCAGAACTTAAGATCCTGGATGAAGAATCCAAACAGAACATCAAAAATAAAACCAATAGGAATCCTCTGTTGATGGATATAGCTTTGCAGGCCTTAATTGAGTCGGAAAATCTCACTGAAACAATTGAAGCCTTGGAAACCGGACGTACCATCGAGCAACTGCAGGAAAATCTGCTGAATACGTATTACAAATCACTTTCCGGCGTAAACAGACATTTTATATTTGAACTCCTTGCTGTTGCAAGGAATGGATTGTTTAAAGAGCTTGTAAAATACCTGGCCTCTGATGCATCCGAAAAGGAAATCGATACCCTGATTGGTGAATTAGAAAAAATGGGTAAATTACCGTTCGTGAAGGTAAGAAATGTGTTTGTAAGCGTGCCCGGGGAAAAAGAAAAGAAACCAAGAAGAACATATTTCCTGCATGACGAGATGTATCTGTTGTTCGATAAATGCATTAAAAATACCACGTTCATTCGGGATGCCAGTAGGAAAATTGTGGGCTGGTATGACGACGAAATTCAGGAAACAATCAAGCAGGAAAAAGGCCATCCGCAAGACACAACTATTAATGTTTATAGATACGACTTACTCGTGGAGTCTTTAATATATCGCTTGCGGACGGATTTCGACAGTGGATACCGGTGGTTTCTACTGCAAGAGGACCAGGCGATTAGAAATAGCCTTTCAATCGGTCTGGATATGCGGCTTCGTGATGGTTTCTCGCAATTCATGGTGTTGGCAGGCATCGAAAAGGCCGAAACCGAACTAAACCTTGCAAGCCCGATCGATACTGAAGTGATAAGAAAAAATTATGCGTCCATAATAGATCAATATCCAATCGACATGAGTATGCTTTGGATTAAGAGGTTGTCTGTTAGAGGCAATCACTCGAAGGCAATTGAAGTTGGGGATTATTTCTACAGAAAATCTACGAGTAAACTCGTCGACCCAAATATTAACTTTCTTTCTCTTGCTGAATTGAGACTTTGGTATGGTCAGGCATTAATGTACTCAGGTAATACTGATAAGGCAGAGAAGTTCTATAAGGAATGTTTACAGTTGATTGCTACAAACGAGACAGCTCTATCTCTGGCGAATAAGGACAATCCTGAATTCATTATCCGGGTTGGATTGGTTGCTGGCCGTGCCAACAACAATCTTGGCTACTTATGTTGGATCAACGAGGGAAAATATCGATTGGCGGTTCACCACCTTGAACAGGCGACCACCTGGTACAAGTCGGCGTTGGCTCAAGTAGACAAACAGGATGAATTCACTCCATTGCTTAAGGAAGAGATAGCGAATTCACAGGATAACCTTGGGAGGGTGTTTGCCCTGTTAGGGCATTACTCTCTTGCAGAAGATACTGTTCGCGAGGGATTGGAATCGAGAGAGATTGTAGGATATCCCTATCGTACAGCGTTAAGCCAGGTTTCCCTGGCGACAGTTCAAAATGTAGCCGGTCAATTGCGAAAGGCGCAAAAAACAGCGGCAGAAGCATTCCAGTCATTTAGAAAAATAGAAAGTGAAGCCAGACCGAGTCGGGGAATCGGGCTTTGCCTGATCATTAAGGGCTCAGTTGCAAGAAGTATCGCTGATCAATGGCGAGAGGAAGGGCTGGATATTACGGATGCGCTCGATCAAGTTGAAGTTGCCTCTACCGACTTGAACGCTGCTATTCGGATCTTCCGTGATAGTGTTGAAGAGCCAGTGCGACTTATTGATGCTCATAATGAATTGGCTTGTTGCAAACGAGCTGAGTATTTTCTGAGATCCCAGGATGAAGGAACTTCTCCAAAGATCCTCGATAGTATCCTCCGAGAAGGGGTTAACAATTTTCGTCGTGCAGTCGAAATAGCAAAATCCATTAATCACTTGGTCGAAGAGGTGGACTCTCTTCAGGACCTGTCTGTTATGTATTTCCGGGCAAAGCAATTGACAAACGCAGGGAAGTGCATGGATGATATAGAAAAGGTGATACCGAATCAATACAAGATCAAACAAGAGACCGGGGTAGGTGATTTAAAGAAAGAGGATGCTGTCGATGCCTTCTATAAGACTATGGGACAAGTGGAGATGCTGCGAGGCGCTGTAACTTTTGAGAATGGGATTGCAATGGCAAAGAAGCAGGAACCGGACGCGGAAATACCAATTGCTTATGAAACCTTCAGGGAAACATTTCAACACTATGTTTTTGCCTCAGAATACTTTACCCACTATTCGACTGAATCCTATTCAATTCAAAGGACACATGGTCGTATGAAATCGCGTCTGAAGCACTGTAGGAGCGAATGGGTTCATCAACTCGCACACGAATTTATCCCTCAACTGGAGAAAGAATTTGGATTGAAACACGATCCAGTAAAAAGGCTGCTGGCAAATGTGTTTGGAATAATCGAGTGA
- a CDS encoding GAF domain-containing protein — MLTTEDPLRAPSIWLRLWAKRARVAMFVVCAAIIGYLSWETTESNWGEIIFWSWALVNVAAWGWETVYVIRRYLALVVTSELKVQKRYRTRVVIFWFVVVANFGLMLSIGNSTLNQGGIIALLVVIYNLFTLAWLAYDALRWFRWPKIERWFWATTVFWTIVAISFGLVAFISLQNTVTNTRVVWGVSGMTTAIAFIVFIMQRLEVEDHVHASVIRDLINNILGVPQTNKQWDGIVELIGDRLRYKRVYILEPSMEEGRLRIAGQHGEGPNFVGKDIPIDLGITGRSFRTGEILAWNDIRKCEYYYNFLDKSQDDTRAEIAIPIHYLGIPYGVLDIQDTQTGVFSRQDIRSLEVIARILGAALSAQKSDLLVDDAYNLWEELSKESYSEEDIFREFAKFAMRKLGADIVGYYPLSPAGYPISAPFIEGKLNNPERMKNPISRPDSLLFKLIREWRPQFIEIVKENLLFSSYDDTRPSHFSVREGVKSVCFLPIGTPKERLGAMFLNFRQARKFDGLFKFMVLNFSQTFAMLAIRNRYRAILIEGYGRPELGIHNLFSRYGLKTGVVDEGAKIFENSCRQFEQRDFSKCGMLELLNRVDGFLDAANIVDASIPPLFWRQSILSEVENYASALPPSRQRGPKPSTIIDMDPQIEREGSWAKLAVYRVITESMNNAVFHGATKEVIVKAQRRPRSIWVQIINDGNPLDDSAKVKKSRRGIFSILKELEERFRAETKIEKGYDGTGTIVEVSIPVIPLNHEV; from the coding sequence ATGCTGACAACTGAAGATCCCCTCAGAGCGCCAAGCATTTGGCTACGCTTATGGGCTAAACGGGCGCGTGTTGCAATGTTCGTCGTCTGTGCGGCTATTATTGGATATTTAAGTTGGGAAACTACTGAAAGCAATTGGGGAGAAATTATTTTCTGGTCGTGGGCCTTAGTGAATGTAGCGGCCTGGGGATGGGAGACAGTGTATGTAATTCGCCGTTACCTTGCATTAGTCGTTACATCTGAATTGAAAGTGCAAAAGCGATATAGAACCCGTGTTGTAATATTTTGGTTTGTCGTCGTTGCGAATTTTGGTTTAATGCTTTCGATTGGCAACAGCACTTTGAATCAGGGGGGGATAATTGCCTTGCTGGTGGTTATATATAACCTGTTTACGCTGGCATGGCTCGCATATGATGCATTACGATGGTTCCGATGGCCCAAAATAGAAAGGTGGTTTTGGGCGACAACAGTGTTTTGGACTATTGTGGCGATATCGTTCGGGCTTGTTGCTTTCATTAGTCTACAAAACACGGTAACAAATACGCGTGTCGTTTGGGGTGTTTCAGGAATGACAACGGCTATTGCATTTATTGTCTTTATTATGCAAAGGCTTGAAGTGGAAGATCATGTTCATGCGAGCGTTATTCGTGATCTTATTAATAACATTTTAGGTGTTCCCCAGACGAATAAGCAATGGGATGGAATTGTTGAGCTAATTGGGGACAGACTTAGGTACAAACGCGTTTATATCCTTGAGCCGAGCATGGAAGAAGGAAGGTTAAGGATAGCTGGCCAGCATGGCGAAGGCCCCAATTTCGTGGGTAAGGATATTCCAATTGATTTAGGTATCACGGGCAGAAGTTTTCGCACAGGAGAGATTCTGGCCTGGAATGACATCAGGAAATGTGAGTATTATTATAATTTTCTTGACAAGTCACAGGATGATACACGAGCAGAGATTGCCATACCAATACATTATTTAGGGATCCCGTATGGTGTTCTTGATATTCAAGATACACAGACGGGGGTGTTTAGTCGACAGGATATTCGCTCTTTGGAAGTCATTGCTAGAATCCTTGGTGCTGCACTTTCTGCTCAAAAAAGCGATCTGCTAGTTGATGATGCCTACAACTTATGGGAGGAATTATCCAAGGAGTCTTACAGCGAGGAAGATATATTCAGAGAATTTGCAAAATTTGCGATGCGCAAATTGGGTGCGGATATTGTTGGGTATTATCCACTTTCACCTGCTGGTTACCCTATAAGCGCACCGTTCATCGAGGGCAAACTGAATAATCCAGAGAGGATGAAAAATCCGATCAGTCGCCCGGATAGTTTGCTTTTTAAACTGATTAGGGAATGGCGCCCACAATTTATTGAAATTGTAAAAGAAAATTTATTGTTTTCAAGTTACGATGATACGCGACCGTCTCATTTTAGTGTTCGTGAAGGCGTAAAGTCAGTCTGTTTTTTGCCAATCGGAACTCCAAAAGAAAGACTTGGAGCAATGTTCCTGAATTTTAGACAGGCGAGAAAGTTTGATGGCTTATTTAAATTTATGGTGTTGAATTTTTCCCAAACATTTGCCATGTTGGCAATTCGTAATCGGTACCGGGCTATTCTTATTGAGGGTTATGGTAGGCCAGAGTTAGGGATACATAATTTGTTTAGTCGTTATGGTTTAAAAACCGGGGTTGTTGATGAAGGTGCCAAAATATTCGAAAATTCATGCCGACAATTTGAACAACGTGATTTCTCAAAATGTGGAATGTTGGAGTTGTTGAACCGTGTTGACGGTTTCTTGGATGCAGCAAATATAGTGGATGCATCTATACCTCCTTTATTTTGGCGCCAGTCGATTCTAAGCGAAGTGGAGAACTATGCAAGTGCTTTACCTCCATCGCGGCAGCGCGGTCCCAAGCCATCAACAATAATTGATATGGATCCTCAAATTGAGAGAGAAGGATCGTGGGCAAAATTGGCCGTTTATAGAGTAATCACAGAGTCGATGAATAATGCTGTCTTTCACGGTGCAACAAAGGAGGTCATTGTCAAGGCACAAAGAAGACCTCGTAGTATTTGGGTGCAAATTATTAATGACGGAAACCCGCTTGATGACTCTGCTAAAGTCAAAAAGAGTCGAAGAGGCATCTTTTCCATCCTGAAAGAACTTGAAGAGAGGTTTAGAGCGGAGACAAAGATTGAGAAAGGCTATGATGGCACGGGCACTATTGTTGAAGTCTCAATTCCAGTAATACCATTAAATCATGAGGTGTGA
- a CDS encoding response regulator transcription factor has translation MDITVLLVEDSNIQLRALQSELKEIGWNVIYAQDIDGALYQVGKVAKEKKHIDVAMIDLGIPPVLEDPIRGGIALIKKLREKPEAQSVKILAYTSAGPKEFDYSLVLRKLLTLQASFVALRGEQVDLPSLLKFVWLGYVFISPTPSLFLPKSIADKPDPLDSKQWETLKFIDQDKSLTEIANEVGLTVEGIRARLPRIRDILIETDEIGPDAETDDLIRWYRTMRTRYSRD, from the coding sequence ATGGATATAACAGTCCTTCTGGTTGAAGATTCAAATATTCAACTCAGGGCGTTACAAAGTGAGTTGAAGGAGATAGGTTGGAATGTCATTTATGCCCAAGATATTGATGGGGCTCTATATCAGGTTGGAAAAGTAGCTAAAGAAAAAAAACATATTGATGTGGCTATGATTGATCTGGGTATCCCGCCAGTTCTCGAAGACCCAATTCGTGGTGGTATTGCATTGATTAAAAAACTTCGAGAAAAGCCTGAAGCACAATCCGTGAAGATCCTTGCTTATACTTCAGCAGGGCCTAAGGAGTTTGATTATAGCCTTGTGTTGAGAAAGCTTTTGACTCTCCAGGCTTCTTTTGTTGCTTTACGTGGGGAACAAGTAGATTTACCTAGCTTACTGAAGTTCGTATGGCTGGGGTACGTATTTATTTCTCCAACACCGTCGTTGTTTCTTCCAAAGTCGATCGCTGATAAACCGGATCCCCTTGATAGCAAGCAATGGGAGACATTAAAGTTCATCGACCAAGACAAAAGCTTGACAGAAATCGCCAACGAAGTGGGGCTAACAGTTGAAGGGATTCGAGCAAGGTTGCCTAGGATAAGGGACATTTTGATTGAAACAGATGAAATTGGTCCAGATGCAGAAACCGATGATTTAATTCGCTGGTACCGCACAATGCGGACACGTTATTCGCGCGACTGA
- a CDS encoding class I SAM-dependent methyltransferase — protein sequence MDQEQIKTYINELLDIDSRNIARELKRRALAETCDYIETNMPLVNSGFENRFELLEHATGEAKIIDGLWLEFGVYTGSTIKFIAERTTAFPVYGFDSFEGNPEDWRSEYKKGAFALDTPPVFPNNILIVRGLFQDTFPKFLGTNKENIAFVHIDCDLYSSAKIIFDMVGHRFINGTIIVFDEFFNYPGWKNHEFRAFMEFIESNNRKFEYIGYVYKHSQVAIRILS from the coding sequence ATGGATCAAGAACAAATAAAAACATATATAAATGAATTATTGGATATCGATTCAAGAAATATTGCCAGGGAACTAAAAAGAAGAGCCCTAGCTGAGACATGTGATTACATTGAAACAAACATGCCTTTAGTGAATTCAGGGTTTGAGAACCGATTTGAGTTACTTGAGCATGCCACAGGAGAGGCAAAAATAATTGATGGGTTATGGTTAGAATTCGGCGTTTACACAGGAAGTACCATTAAATTTATTGCAGAAAGAACAACTGCATTTCCTGTATATGGTTTCGACTCATTTGAAGGAAACCCGGAAGACTGGAGAAGTGAATACAAAAAGGGAGCGTTTGCGCTTGATACTCCACCTGTATTTCCAAACAACATATTAATAGTTAGAGGCCTCTTTCAAGACACATTTCCAAAATTTCTAGGTACAAACAAAGAGAATATAGCATTTGTGCACATTGACTGTGATCTGTATTCTTCAGCAAAAATTATTTTTGATATGGTGGGTCACCGATTCATCAATGGCACGATAATTGTTTTTGATGAGTTTTTTAATTATCCAGGCTGGAAAAATCACGAATTTAGAGCCTTTATGGAATTTATTGAAAGCAACAACCGTAAATTTGAATATATTGGTTATGTATACAAACACTCACAGGTTGCAATAAGAATATTGTCCTGA
- a CDS encoding DUF4118 domain-containing protein → MSRFWQYILALLFLSLITGILFVLRDVLETTLIALLYLIPLGIITARWGLVPGVASAVATFFAFNYFFIRPYYSLAVHRPTDVVILIIFLVVAIVISQLVGSAQAGLAAATARERETTQLYELSISLTGLQDDHTIAQILAKQIKAVTYSEYVELSVKGTQPFICKLPDDGEVDRLPDFVIPIEAARGTLGEIRIWRTSLDITSNEKRLLRTFASQGALALERAWLAQAESRARVLEESDQLKSVILSSVSHELRTPLSTIKAAASSLRSGEVNWDSPASTDLIAAIDDEADHLNMLVGNLLDMSRIESGVLKPKREWNILPEIIGSVLARMKNQTTEHKLDILVPENLPLIPVDYVQMEQVFTNLISNSLKYAPANTIVCIRAQVLDDMVHVQLRNQGPQVPPEDMDRIFDKFYRITAADRVTGTGLGLSICKGIIEAHGGRIWAENVPDGLAFNFTVPLTLDGVRSPILPMDTESE, encoded by the coding sequence ATGTCACGATTTTGGCAATATATCCTTGCTCTTTTATTTCTCTCGCTGATCACAGGGATTCTATTCGTTCTCCGGGATGTTCTTGAAACAACACTTATTGCTCTACTTTATTTAATTCCATTAGGTATCATTACGGCCCGATGGGGTTTGGTCCCCGGGGTTGCCAGCGCAGTGGCTACATTTTTTGCGTTTAACTATTTTTTCATTCGGCCCTATTATTCACTGGCGGTTCATCGGCCAACAGATGTGGTGATATTGATCATTTTTCTGGTTGTCGCCATTGTCATTAGCCAACTGGTGGGGTCGGCACAAGCAGGCCTTGCCGCGGCAACTGCCCGTGAACGTGAGACAACTCAGCTTTATGAATTGAGCATTTCCCTGACGGGCTTGCAAGATGACCATACCATTGCACAGATCCTTGCCAAGCAGATAAAAGCTGTGACATACAGTGAATATGTAGAACTTAGTGTGAAAGGGACTCAACCTTTTATATGTAAATTGCCAGATGATGGGGAAGTAGATCGTTTGCCAGACTTTGTTATCCCAATTGAAGCGGCACGTGGAACTTTAGGTGAGATTCGGATCTGGAGAACTTCGCTGGATATAACTTCGAATGAAAAACGACTTCTCAGGACTTTTGCCAGTCAGGGTGCCCTTGCGCTGGAACGTGCCTGGTTGGCTCAAGCGGAATCTAGAGCACGTGTATTGGAAGAAAGTGACCAGCTTAAGTCGGTTATTTTGTCGTCTGTTTCCCATGAATTGAGAACGCCGCTTTCCACTATCAAAGCCGCCGCGTCCAGTTTGCGAAGCGGAGAAGTCAATTGGGATTCCCCTGCATCCACAGACCTGATCGCGGCAATTGATGATGAGGCAGATCATCTCAACATGCTCGTTGGAAATTTGCTCGATATGTCGCGCATCGAATCGGGAGTGCTTAAGCCGAAGCGTGAATGGAATATCCTGCCTGAGATCATCGGTAGTGTGCTTGCGCGGATGAAGAATCAAACTACGGAACACAAACTGGATATCCTTGTGCCTGAAAACCTGCCGCTGATCCCGGTAGATTATGTGCAAATGGAACAGGTTTTTACGAACTTGATCAGCAATAGCTTGAAATATGCACCTGCCAACACGATTGTTTGTATTCGTGCACAGGTACTGGATGACATGGTCCATGTGCAACTTAGAAATCAGGGGCCGCAAGTGCCGCCCGAGGATATGGACCGTATTTTTGATAAGTTTTATCGCATCACCGCCGCTGACCGTGTGACGGGTACAGGTTTGGGTCTCTCCATCTGTAAAGGGATTATCGAAGCGCATGGCGGGCGCATTTGGGCTGAAAATGTTCCAGACGGTTTGGCATTTAATTTCACAGTGCCACTCACTCTGGATGGAGTAAGGTCTCCCATACTTCCCATGGACACAGAATCAGAATGA
- a CDS encoding response regulator transcription factor: MSNTPHILIIDDEVQIQRALRTILTEKQFQVSTASRGEDGLALAAANLPDLIILDLGLPDMDGVEVCSRLREWTQTPIIILSVRDSERQKVAALDRGADDYLTKPFSIEELLARVRVALRHSAHMQGGQNKIVTAGPITVDLAWHLVKRGEEEVKLTGTEYKLLAYLASNRGRVLTHQSILTHVWGPADADHTEYLRVYMRQLRKKLESDPERPQYILTEPGIGYRFIADE, from the coding sequence ATGAGCAACACTCCCCACATCCTTATCATTGATGATGAAGTGCAAATACAACGCGCACTTCGTACGATATTGACCGAAAAACAGTTTCAGGTATCTACAGCCAGCCGGGGGGAGGATGGTTTGGCCCTCGCCGCAGCAAACCTGCCCGATCTCATTATTCTCGATCTAGGACTACCGGACATGGACGGCGTTGAGGTGTGTTCGCGCTTGCGTGAATGGACTCAAACGCCGATCATTATTCTCTCTGTGCGTGATAGTGAGCGCCAAAAGGTGGCCGCTTTGGATCGTGGCGCAGATGACTATCTCACCAAACCCTTTAGTATTGAAGAACTTCTTGCCCGTGTACGTGTCGCATTACGGCATTCCGCGCATATGCAGGGTGGGCAAAATAAGATTGTCACAGCTGGCCCGATTACAGTGGATCTGGCGTGGCATTTGGTCAAACGAGGGGAAGAAGAAGTCAAGTTGACCGGCACAGAATATAAACTGCTTGCCTATCTAGCTTCCAATCGTGGGCGTGTTCTCACGCACCAAAGCATTCTCACCCATGTGTGGGGCCCCGCAGATGCCGACCATACAGAATATCTGCGGGTGTACATGCGGCAACTACGGAAGAAACTCGAATCAGACCCAGAACGTCCACAATATATTCTTACCGAACCAGGGATTGGATACCGGTTCATTGCAGACGAGTAA